The Nocardia sp. NBC_01503 sequence GAGCGGGGGCTGAAAGGCGTTGTCTCGCTACAGGATGCGAGACAGGAATGCCTTGGTGCGGTCATGCTGCGGGTTGGCCAGCACCTCGCGGGGGTTGCCCGCCTCGACGACCACGCCGGCGTCCATGAAGACCAGCTGATCGGCGACCTCGCGGGCGAAGCCCATTTCGTGCGTCACCACGATCATCGTCATACCGTCGGCCGCCAGTTCGCGCATGACGCCCAGCACCTCACCGACGAGCTCCGGATCGAGCGCCGAGGTGGGCTCGTCGAAGAGCATCAGTTTGGGATCCATGGCCAGTGCGCGGGCGATGGCGACACGCTGCTGCTGACCGCCCGACAACTGCGCCGGATACGAATCGGCCTTGTCCGCCAGGCCGACTCGATCCAGCAGCGTGCGGGCGCGAGCGATCGCATCAGCCTTCTTGAGCTTCTTCACCTGGGTGGGTGCCTCGATGACATTCTCTAGCACCGTGCGATGCGGGAAGAGGTTGAAATGCTGGAACACCATGCCGATATCGCGGCGCTGGCGGGCCGCGTCGCGCGGAGGCATCTCGTAGAGTTTGCCGGCCTTCTCGCGGTAGCCGACGAGATCGCCGTCCACATACAGCCTTCCGGCGTTCACAACCTCCAGATGGTTGATGCAGCGCAGGAAAGTGGATTTGCCGGAGCCGGACGGCCCGATGAGGCACATCACCTCACCGCGCTTCACCTCCAGCGAAATCCCTTTCAGCACATTGAGAGCGCCGAAGTTCTTGCATACCCGGTCGGCACGCACCATCGGCATCGAAGAATCACTGATACTCGAAGAATCGTTGGTACTCAATGCCCTTCCACCCCCGAACGCTGCTGCACAGCCGCCAATGCCCGCAACTGCTTACCGGTCAGCTTGCGCGAGGAACCGCGCGAGTAATACCGCTCCAGATAGAACTGGCCCACCATGAGCACACTGGTGACCGCGAGGTACCAGGTGGCCGCGACCAGCAGCAGCGGAATCGGCTGGAAGTTCACGCCGTAGATATCGCGCGCCCGGCCGTACAGGTCGGTGGTGAGCGGG is a genomic window containing:
- a CDS encoding amino acid ABC transporter ATP-binding protein, which encodes MPMVRADRVCKNFGALNVLKGISLEVKRGEVMCLIGPSGSGKSTFLRCINHLEVVNAGRLYVDGDLVGYREKAGKLYEMPPRDAARQRRDIGMVFQHFNLFPHRTVLENVIEAPTQVKKLKKADAIARARTLLDRVGLADKADSYPAQLSGGQQQRVAIARALAMDPKLMLFDEPTSALDPELVGEVLGVMRELAADGMTMIVVTHEMGFAREVADQLVFMDAGVVVEAGNPREVLANPQHDRTKAFLSRIL